The Tubulanus polymorphus chromosome 1, tnTubPoly1.2, whole genome shotgun sequence genome contains a region encoding:
- the LOC141912074 gene encoding LOW QUALITY PROTEIN: uncharacterized protein LOC141912074 (The sequence of the model RefSeq protein was modified relative to this genomic sequence to represent the inferred CDS: substituted 4 bases at 4 genomic stop codons), which translates to MGQKESTHTAHGSDIPTVRSDSQLPTLRTSGSFDSLRSSSLRARPPLQRSASSPKPVPLSHHSPVLVPRSPTTQPRVATLAKKSSDADSSPKDDPQRRRKSPRQSPHGSPKRTSGGKNTKSRPALVKQATIHGADVASSSSYKSSTHSGNENTAGKKCDGSTKTGKSPRLTRAATLECSDLVNEYDSRSNNEVKSGVPAVHVVDVADENCLTMETSSREPVVAGRSPPKDSHCNRFPPFKEKHSSPMSKSPSEKSASTVFVSSPKQKSLCLSPAESGMPKFSSNEKNASPVSSSKNTIAPPVSHKDQGPNSPKSPKSPKSGHQKFDVYRDASKVKPSGVVELKVSSPAVSFSTKKIVDEVKGTSPKPSPPKTPDSGVGGVHGSVSRPEGRKSLLQETKDLHSSSEMSPDLTSGSSTGDEALMMSGSDPNLIVSNLDAQHKDRKVVETINESLSKADSMDSGISAKDVSSQSDVDAGSSPAGAKHHKVVASYPITTSRILSGDEKRQKSSGSLYETVLSSSKTELSTSPRSYSMSYHEDVFDHAAAAVAAHEQLLSTGPRFSKSLDSMEQVYDKKLSAYEIDRQSYADDVKDLTIDGYKSPRSRSPGLRSPVPGDRRSPVSYDCGVASARSPVFDRPANKRSPVAWSQGDRRGDGSPAMLGLHKDVQYDRSPSPNKGIIKPIPDSKRLPSPKTVVTITGEVFVNKPQPSYPKSPSAVYTERPLSPKVSPSRYKASQHQLLQMKSHSVDVPDIVSHEYDQSAAAQSRRCSEGVPHHHRRHHGKSQDDLRLASSSRRDQYSSKTLDCPRSRRLRASEVVSSRSLEDVKGETVRSGSPLKSILRKPGRRGSVEDNVLWPDNIPDELDYRKHKKFEGGILILWLLSALDEGNYLFYLLSEQDLRVMCVQFCTHLLALGVLRSVDESLDLRQTFRTDGVYFWAPAGELGKLCETLIEESDEPALKYSEEDNKMLTLSFDDHQNILLGVKKKFKDEIETLKQGHELQLFNLRGEQAMRLCKYEDRIDQLEHQVEKYKILAGIESLKQAWNDDDTGMTSDAAGQKEVLSQKDKFEKLQDRNDSSSFESDKKETVNVGTDTSDIEEIHGELESVIVKELIGIDESSSEDEAIVERRKAYIKELKRKEKERMKRAKAAKAAKHGQMAEQYEDEKKTSDEDNETENENAPADVPTKKVPEPPPVPVAPPPPPPPPPPPPPPPPPGVPPPPPPPPGIPPPPPPPPGVPPPPGAPPPPPPPSLLGIAPPMITKTGMQTXFILXPYHLLIASVXIFLRKFSXFLNFFISSAARKPILHSLFPMKPLFWRRIQIEPTKPAKLSPEPDAVDGPPTPVWEKIPDVDFNEEEFSDLFSKPSQIKKKEVKEKSEKPKTKEVAKLLDGKRSQAIGIFVTSLRIEMHDLQSAILNYDASILSQEHLQSLYELRSTAAEISKIDKHVKEKPEIPLDKPEMFLHGMSQIPCCADRMFCFIFQSTFSDSIAGIDNKLNNLKMICQTLMSGVGVKRVLSMILAYGNYMNAGSHQRGQADGFGLEILCKLKDVKSKTNTVSLLQYLVAKYVDLYDNDAGTENSHLPIPEPSDIRQASLVDFEEIENDLKKINGDLEGCIRRTKKVIEAADEDNLQPFKDNMTLFLEQAKQSLKDQEDSLQESLKKFEQILAYFSCKPDMVPQEFFGFWILFSTDFKDKWKMQQAKVMREKLKASQKKAQQIREERKASITNVKTKTSGGLKEKLASKGKI; encoded by the exons ATCAGATTCTCAGCTGCCGACATTGAGGACGTCAGGAAGCTTCGACAGTCTTCGGTCGTCGTCGTTACGAGCGCGGCCTCCCCTTCAGCGTTCGGCCTCGTCGCCAAAACCGGTTCCGCTGTCGCATCATTCCCCGGTGCTGGTGCCGCGGTCGCCGACCACGCAGCCGCGAGTTGCAACGCTAGCGAAGAAATCGTCGGACGCCGATTCGTCGCCGAAAGATGACCCTCAACGCCGTCGCAAATCGCCGAGACAATCGCCGCATGGTTCGCCGAAACGGACGTCTGGCGGGAAAAATACGAAAAGCCGACCGGCGTTAGTTAAGCAGGCGACGATTCACGGCGCCGATGTGGCTTCGTCGAGTTCGTACAAATCATCGACGCATTCGGGTAATGAGAATACCGCCGGTAAGAAGTGTGACGGTAGTACTAAAACAGGGAAGAGTCCTAGGTTAACGCGTGCCGCGACGTTAGAGTGCAGCGATCTCGTAAATGAATATGACTCGCGTTCGAATAACGAGGTTAAGAGCGGAGTTCCCGCTGTACACGTTGTCGATGTCGCCGACGAAAACTGTCTAACGATGGAAACTAGTAGCCGCGAACCGGTCGTCGCGGGTCGCAGTCCTCCGAAGGATTCGCACTGTAACCGTTTTCCTCCGTTCAAAGAAAAACACAGTTCGCCGATGTCGAAATCGCCGTCAGAAAAATCGGCGTCGACGGTTTTCGTTTCGTCTCCGAAACAGAAAAGCCTGTGTTTGAGCCCGGCCGAATCGGGAATGCCGAAATTTTCATCGAACGAGAAAAATGCTTCACCAGTATCGTCGTCGAAAAATACGATAGCGCCACCTGTATCGCATAAAGATCAAGGCCCGAATTCTCCGAAATCGCCGAAGTCTCCGAAATCGGGTCACCAGAAATTCGATGTGTATCGCGATGCTAGCAAAGTAAAACCGAGCGGCGTCGTCGAATTGAAAGTAAGTTCACCCGCCGTTTCGTTCTCGACGAAGAAGATCGTCGACGAAGTCAAGGGAACGTCTCCGAAACCGAGTCCGCCGAAAACGCCGGACAGCGGAGTTGGCGGCGTACACGGTAGCGTTTCGCGTCCGGAGGGTCGAAAATCGCTGCTGCAGGAAACGAAAGACTTGCACAGTTCGTCGGAAATGTCGCCCGATCTGACGAGCGGGTCGAGCACCGGCGACGAAGCGTTGATGATGTCCGGATCCGATCCGAATTTGATCGTGTCGAATTTAGACGCCCAACACAAAGACCGCAAAGTCGTCGAGACGATTAACGAGTCGTTGTCGAAGGCGGATAGTATGGACAGCGGTATCAGTGCCAAAGACGTTTCTAGTCAGTCGGACGTCGACGCGGGCAGTAGTCCGGCCGGTGCGAAACACCACAAAGTCGTCGCGTCCTACCCGATAACGACGTCGCGTATTCTGAGCGGCGACGAAAAGAGACAAAAAAGTTCCGGTAGCCTATACGAGACGGTTTTATCGAGTTCGAAAACCGAATTGTCGACATCGCCGCGCAGTTATTCGATGTCGTATCACGAGGACGTGTTCGACCACGCGGCAGCCGCCGTCGCAGCTCACGAACAGTTACTAAGTACCGGTCCGCGGTTCAGTAAATCGTTGGATTCGATGGAGCAGGTTTACGATAAGAAGTTGTCCGCGTACGAAATCGATCGACAATCGTACGCGGATGACGTGAAGGATCTGACGATCGACGGCTATAAGAGTCCGCGCAGTCGTTCGCCGGGCTTGCGTTCTCCGGTGCCCGGTGACAGGCGTTCGCCGGTGTCGTACGATTGCGGCGTTGCGTCGGCGCGTTCGCCCGTATTCGATCGGCCGGCGAACAAGCGCTCGCCGGTCGCGTGGTCGCAGGGCGATCGACGCGGCGACGGCTCGCCGGCGATGTTGGGACTTCATAAAGACGTCCAGTACGATCGGTCGCCGTCGCCGAACAAGGGCATCATCAAACCAATACCCGACTCGAAACGCTTGCCGTCGCCGAAAACCGTCGTGACAATCACCGGCGAAGTATTCGTGAATAAACCGCAGCCGAGCTACCCGAAATCGCCATCGGCCGTTTATACGGAACGACCGTTGTCGCCGAAAGTGTCGCCATCGCGATACAAAGCCAGTCAGCATCAGCTTTTACAGATGAAGAGTCATTCGGTCGACGTGCCGGATATCGTGTCGCACGAGTACGACCAGTCGGCGGCCGCGCAGTCTCGGCGTTGCAGCGAAGGCGTGCCACATCACCATCGACGACACCACGGCAAAAGCCAGGACGATCTGCGACTCGCTTCGTCGTCGAGGCGCGACCAGTATTCCAGTAAAACGTTGGATTGTCCGCGTAGTCGGCGGCTCCGCGCGAGCGAAGTCGTCAGCAGTCGGTCGTTGGAGGACGTTAAAGGCGAAACGGTGAGGAGCGGTTCGCCGTTGAAGTCGATATTGCGTAAGCCGGGCCGGCGCGGCTCGGTTGAAGACAACGTCTTATGGCCGGATAATATACCGGACGAGTTGGAttatagaaaacataagaaattTGAAG gAGGCATTTTGATTCTGTGGTTATTGTCCGCTTTGGATGAGGGCAATTACTTATTTTATCTGCTTTCCGAGCAAGATCTTCGGGTGATGTGCGTTCAGTTTTGTACTCATCTTCTTGCGCTCGGCGTTCTCAGATCGGTGGACGAATCGCTAGACTTGAGGCAGACATTTAGG ACGGATGGTGTATATTTTTGGGCGCCCGCTGGAGAATTGGGAAAGTTGTGTGAAACGTTGATCGAAGAATCAGATGAACCGGCTTTGAAATATTCTGAAGAAG ATAATAAAATGCTTACATTATCTTTCGATG accatcaaaacattttactgggcgttaaaaagaaattcaaagatgaaatcGAAACTCTTAAA CAAGGACACGAGTTACAGCTTTTCAATTTGCGCGGCGAACAAGCGATGCGTTTGTGTAAATACGAGGACCGTATAGATCAACTCGAGCATCAGGTCGAGAAATACAAAATTCTCGCCGGAATCGAAAGTCTGAAGCAGGCGTGGAACGACGACGACACCGGCATGACCAGCGATGCCGCCGGCCAGAAAGAAGTGCTGTCGCAAAAGGACAAGTTCGAGAAGCTTCAAGACCGAAACGACAGCAGCTCGTTCGAATCGGACAAAAAAGAGACGGTGAACGTCGGCACCGATACGAGCGACATTGAAGAGATCCACGGCGAGCTGGAATCGGTGATCGTGAAGGAGTTGATCGGAATCGACGAATCGAGCTCGGAGGACGAGGCGATCGTCGAGCGTCGCAAAGCGTACATCAAGGAGTTGAAGCGAAAAGAGAAGGAGAGAATGAAGCGAGCCAAAGCGGCGAAAGCGGCCAAACACGGACAGATGGCTGAGCAGTATGAGGACGAAAAAAAGACCAGCGACGAAGACAATGAGACGGAGAATGAAAACGCGCCGGCGGACGTTCCTACGAAAAAAGTTCCAGAACCACCGCCAGTTCCGGTAGCCCCTCCTCCACCACCTCCGCCACCGcctccaccaccaccacctcccCCGCCTGGAGTGCCTCCACCACCCCCTCCGCCACCTGGGATACCCCCACCTCCACCTCCCCCTCCCGGAGTACCACCTCCTCCCGGAGCACCACCACCCCCTCCACCGCCATCTCTGCTGGGAATTGCTCCACCGATGATTACAAAAACAGGTATGCAAACATGATTTATCCTCTAGCCTTATCATCTCTTAATCGCTTCAGTGTAGATTTTTCTAAGAAAATTCTCTTAATTCCTGAATTTCTTCATCTCTTCAGCTGCAAGAAAACCGATTCTTCACTCGTTATTCCCGATGAAGCCATTGTTTTGGCGAAGGATCCAAATTGAACCGACAAAACCAGCCAAATTGTCTCCAGA ACCCGATGCTGTTGATGGACCCCCAACGCCTGTGTGGGAGAAGATCCCCGATGTTGATTTCAATGAAGAGGAATTCTCCGATTTGTTCAGTAAGCCTAGTCAAATCAAGAAGAAAGAAGTTaaagaaaaatctgaaaaaccaAAAACCAAGGAG GTTGCCAAACTTCTAGATGGTAAAAGGTCACAAGCTATCGGGATATTTGTTACCAGTTTACGCATAGAAATGCATGACCTGCAGAGTG CAATCCTGAATTATGATGCCTCGATTTTAAGTCAGGAACACCTTCAGTCATTGTATGAATTG CGTAGTACCGCGGCCGAGATTAGCAAAATTGACAAACATGTGAAAGAAAAGCCTGAAATTCCACTTGATAAACCTGAGAT GTTTCTTCACGGGATGTCTCAGATTCCATGCTGCGCAGATCGTATGTTCTGCTTCATATTCCAGTCCACATTTTCTGATAGCATCGCCGGCATCGATAACAAGCTGAACAACTTAAAAATGATCTGCCAG ACATTAATGAGTGGTGTTGGTGTGAAAAGAGTTCTGTCAATGATTCTCGCGTATGGAAATTACATGAATGCAG GCAGTCATCAACGAGGCCAGGCAGACGGTTTTGGTCTAGAAATATTATGTAAATTAAAGGATGTGAAGAGTAAG ACGAACACGGTCAGTTTGTTGCAGTACTTGGTAGCGAAGTATGTAGATCTTTACGACAACGATGCCGGTACCGAGAACTCGCATCTTCCTATCCCCGAACCGAGTGACATACGTCAAGCCTCGTTAGTCGACTTCGAGGAAATCGAAAACGACCTGAAGAAGATAAACGGTGATCTTGAAGGCTGCATTCGGCGGACGAAAAAGGTGATTGAAGCCGCCGATGAAGACAATTTGCAGCCGTTTAAAGATAATATGACACTCTTCCTAGAACAAG CTAAGCAGAGTCTCAAAGATCAAGAAGACAGTTTGCAGGAGTCCCTGAAAAA GTTCGAGCAAATATTGGCGTACTTCAGTTGTAAGCCTGATATGGTGCCGCAGGAGTTCTTCGGATTTTGGATATTGTTTAGCACTGACTTCAAGGATAAGTGGAAGATGCAACAAGCCAAAGTGATGAGAGAAaa ATTGAAAGCTAGCCAAAAGAAAGCTCAGCAAATACGAGAAGAACGAAAAGCGTCGATCACTAACGTTAAAACTAAAACGTCTGGTGGCCTG AAAGAAAAGTTGGCGAGCAAAGGCAAAATATGA